CGACCGGCTGCCTGTGACGGTGGACACCGCCATCGAAACGGTGCTCGAGCCGGCCGCGGAAAAAGCCGCGGCGAAGATGACCGCCACCTGGGCCCAGGCGAACGCGGCGGCCGTCGAGGCCACGAGGACCTTCGCAGCGGCGCAGGAAACGCTGCAGTGGAAGATGCTGGCGTATGCCTGCACGGGGGCACTGGCCGTGGTGGTCCTGATCGCGGCGGCGATGGCCTACCTGTCTCCGACCGAAAGAGAGCTGAAGGCACTGCGCGCCGAGCGGCAGATGCTGTTGGCCGACATGGATCGGCTCAGAAAGGCGGGCGCGGGCCTGGAGGTCGCGCAGTGCACTCACCAGGGTCGGCCCAGGACCTGCGTGCGCGTGGATGCCCAGTCTCCCCGATTCGAAGGGGGCTACCTGCTTGTGCCTGCACGGTAGGAAGCGGCAAGATCCCGAACGTCCCTTCCGCTTCTTCTCCGTTTTCTTTTCTTCTTCGTTTTGCGATGAACGCCCCGCGCAAGGCGCTGCCCCGCATCGATCCCGCCCGCTGCACCGGCTGCGGCTGGTGCGTGGCCGTGTGCCCGCCGCATGTCCTGTCGCTGCAGGTGCCGGGCCCGCAGCCGTGGGGGCGCAAGCAGTCGGTGCTGCACGATGCGCCGGCCTGCACGGGGTGCGCGCTGTGTGCAGTGCGCTGTCCGTTCGATGCGATCGGCATGGTGCGCACCGGCTGAGGGCTGCCTGCGGGTGCTGTAGGACAAATCGCGTCAGGCGTCGGGGCGATGGGCCCACCCGCGTGCGGGCCCCCGCATGTTGTGATCGCGTCTTGTTTGTTTTGTTGTTCACCGCACAAGGAGCACCGCATGTCCGAAAAATCCGCATCCGTCCATTGGGAAGGCGCTGGCAAGACCGGCCAGGGCCAGATCAGCACCGAGACCGGCGCGCTCAAGCAGCACCCCTATGGTTTCGGCAGCCGCTTCGGCGACGACCGCAAGGGCACCAATCCGGAAGAGATCGTGGGCGCGGCGCACGCGGCCTGCTTCACGATGGCCTTCGCGTTCGCCTGCGAGAAGGCCGGCATTTCCACCGAGACCCTCGACACCACCGCCAAGGTGCGGCTGGCCAAGGAGGGCGAGGGCTTCAAGATCGACCGCATCGCCCTCACGCTGACGGCCAAGGTGCCGGGCTTGGACGAGGCGCAGTTTCAGAAGATCGCCGCTGAGGCCAAGGCGAACTGCCCGCTGTCCAAGGCCCTGGCGAGCGTGCCCGAGATCACGCTGACCGCCACGCTCCAGGCCTGACGGCAGGTGGTGTGCCGCCGGCGCGGCACCTGCCGCGCGTTGGAGCCGAAATGGCCTCCAGCGCAATCGATACTAAGGCATTGTGCTATCAATTAAATAGCATCAGGGCAGTGGTTGTGGGGCGTGCATCGCGTCCTGTACACTTGCCGCCCATGTCGTGCCGTTCTTCCTTTGCCACCGTCGCTCGCGCTGCCCGCCTGGGTCGCGCCGCGGTGCCGCCCGCCACCGCGCGGGCCCGGATGAACGCACGAATGATTACCACCATTACCACCGCGGCGACCTAGCCTTGGTGCAGGGTGGCCGTCCCGGCGGCCACCTGGTGTCATTCCCTCCCCGAACGAACCCAGCCTGGCAGCTGGGTTTTTTGTTGGCCTTTTTGTGGCCCGTTTCTGGAGAGAGTGAGCATGTTCAACGACCCCCACCTGAGTCCCTGGTCCGCCGGCCCTGGCGAGGCCCGCGCGCCCATCCCCATGCAGCGTCCGCTGCGCGTGGGAATGATCGGCATCGGCACGGTGGGCTCAGGCACCTGGCGGGTGTTGCGCCGCAACCAGGCCGCCATTGCGGGGCGCGCGGGCCGGGGCATCGAGATCGTGGCCGTGGCGGCGCGCAACCTGGCGCGGGCCGCGGCCGTGCTGGACGGCGCCGTGGGCGTGGAGCTGACGGACGACCCGCTGCGCGTGGCGACCCACCCCGGCGTGGACGTGGTGGTGGAAGCCGCTGGCGGCACCGGCCCGGCGCGCAATTGGGTGCTGGCGGCCATCGCGCACGGCAAGCACGTGGTGACGGCCAACAAGGCGCTGCTGGCGGTGCATGGCAACGAGATCTTCGCGGCAGCGCAGCAGCGGGGCGTGGCGGTGGCCTACGAGGGCGCGGTGGCGGTGAGCATCCCCATCGTCAAGGCGCTGCGCGAGGGCCTCACGGCCAACCGCATCGAGTGGGTGGCCGGCATCATCAACGGCACCACCAATTTCATCCTGACCCAGATGCGCGACGAGGGGCTGGACTTCGCGGCGGCGCTCGGCCAGGCGCAGGCGCTGGGCTATGCCGAGGCCGACCCGTCGTTCGATGTGGACGGCGTGGACGCCGCGCACAAGGCCACGCTGCTGGCGGCCAACGCGTTCGGCATGCCGGTGCGCTTCGAGCGGGCGCACGTGGAGGGCATCCGCGGGCTGCAGACGATCGACGTGGCGTGCGCCCAAGCGCTGGGCTTTCGCATCAAGCTGCTGGGCATGGCGCGGCGGAATCTGGAAGAGGGCGAGGGTGAAGACCAGGGCGTGGAGCTGCGCGTGCACCCCGCCCTGGTGCCTGCGCGGCACCTGCTGGCGCAGGTGGACGGATCGATGAACGCGGTGCTGGTCAAGGGCGATGCCTGCGGCGTGACGATGTACTACGGCGCGGGCGCAGGGTCCGAGCCCACCGCGTCGGCCGTGGTGGCCGATCTGGTGGACGTGGCGCGTCTGGCGGCCGACGACAGCGCCGCGCACCGCGTGCCGCACCTGGC
This region of Acidovorax sp. GBBC 1281 genomic DNA includes:
- a CDS encoding homoserine dehydrogenase, whose protein sequence is MFNDPHLSPWSAGPGEARAPIPMQRPLRVGMIGIGTVGSGTWRVLRRNQAAIAGRAGRGIEIVAVAARNLARAAAVLDGAVGVELTDDPLRVATHPGVDVVVEAAGGTGPARNWVLAAIAHGKHVVTANKALLAVHGNEIFAAAQQRGVAVAYEGAVAVSIPIVKALREGLTANRIEWVAGIINGTTNFILTQMRDEGLDFAAALGQAQALGYAEADPSFDVDGVDAAHKATLLAANAFGMPVRFERAHVEGIRGLQTIDVACAQALGFRIKLLGMARRNLEEGEGEDQGVELRVHPALVPARHLLAQVDGSMNAVLVKGDACGVTMYYGAGAGSEPTASAVVADLVDVARLAADDSAAHRVPHLAFHPHAQQDRAVKPIGDVRTRHYLRVPVAAGRADAIGVVSEHLARAGVAVQSLRVHAVAVAQGDPALDQVLALTHEAADAQVQAVLEQLREAPGLCVQAPVRLRVEMLE
- a CDS encoding ATP-binding protein: MNAPRKALPRIDPARCTGCGWCVAVCPPHVLSLQVPGPQPWGRKQSVLHDAPACTGCALCAVRCPFDAIGMVRTG
- a CDS encoding OsmC family protein, with amino-acid sequence MSEKSASVHWEGAGKTGQGQISTETGALKQHPYGFGSRFGDDRKGTNPEEIVGAAHAACFTMAFAFACEKAGISTETLDTTAKVRLAKEGEGFKIDRIALTLTAKVPGLDEAQFQKIAAEAKANCPLSKALASVPEITLTATLQA